A stretch of Nitrospinota bacterium DNA encodes these proteins:
- a CDS encoding 4-hydroxy-tetrahydrodipicolinate synthase, with product MFEGSYVAIVTPFKNGKVDAPALSGLIEFHIENGTNGIVPCGTTGESATLDHAEHEEVIKIAVDTCKERIPVLAGTGSNSTHEAVELTQRAQKIGADGALLITPYYNKPTQEGLFQHFSSVANETDLPIVLYNVPSRTSINMSSGTVARLSALKNIVGIKEASGSLVQVSEIIASCGPDFEVISGEDALTWPMMAIGGKGAISVTANLVPDKCANMCKAALEGNMEMANAIHYELLKLSDIMFIETNPIPVKTALALMGRIENEFRPPLCAPSKEHLSQLQTVLKSYALL from the coding sequence ATGTTTGAAGGATCGTATGTTGCTATAGTGACTCCGTTTAAAAACGGAAAAGTGGATGCCCCTGCTCTTAGTGGGTTGATTGAGTTTCATATTGAAAATGGGACGAATGGTATCGTGCCCTGTGGAACTACCGGCGAGTCGGCCACTTTGGACCACGCTGAGCATGAAGAGGTCATTAAAATTGCTGTCGACACTTGTAAAGAGCGGATTCCCGTTTTGGCAGGTACTGGCTCAAATTCTACTCATGAAGCCGTGGAGTTAACCCAGCGCGCTCAGAAAATCGGCGCGGATGGGGCCTTGTTGATCACTCCTTATTACAATAAACCGACTCAGGAAGGTTTGTTCCAGCATTTTTCTTCAGTGGCCAATGAGACAGATCTGCCCATCGTTCTTTACAACGTACCCAGCCGTACTTCCATAAATATGTCTTCGGGCACCGTTGCGCGTCTGAGCGCACTCAAAAATATTGTCGGAATCAAAGAAGCTTCTGGTTCTCTGGTGCAAGTCAGCGAGATCATAGCTTCCTGCGGTCCGGATTTTGAAGTGATTTCTGGAGAAGACGCGTTGACATGGCCGATGATGGCTATAGGTGGCAAGGGAGCCATCTCGGTAACGGCTAACCTGGTTCCTGACAAGTGTGCCAATATGTGCAAGGCCGCTCTGGAAGGAAATATGGAAATGGCAAATGCCATACATTATGAGTTGTTGAAGTTGAGCGATATCATGTTCATTGAGACAAACCCCATTCCTGTTAAAACAGCCTTGGCTCTTATGGGCAGAATCGAAAACGAGTTCCGCCCGCCCTTGTGCGCTCCTTCAAAGGAACATCTGTCGCAATTGCAAACTGTGCTCAAATCTTATGCGTTACTATAA